From Actinopolymorpha cephalotaxi, one genomic window encodes:
- a CDS encoding NADH-quinone oxidoreductase subunit M has translation MNNFPWLTVIGVLPAVGALVVALLPKGRDLLAKQTALAFSTVALVLAVVMAVRFDPAAASGGRFQFAEQHSWIPQFGVHYALGLDGIGLVLFLLTALLTPVVILASWNDADAPARAAGAAVDVTGQPTDAEQPERERSSVKTFFALMLALETLALGVFAATDVFLFYVLFEATLIPIYFLIGRFGGPRRSYAAVKFLIYSLVGGLLMLASVIGLYALSTVQTKGDPSFLLHSLTELNIDPATQKWLFAGFFIAFAIKAPMWPLHTWLPDAAREATPGTSVLLVSILDKIGTFGMIRLCLQLFPEASQWATPAIIVLAVISVIYGAVLAIGQKDIKTVIAYSSVSHFGVIVLGIFAMTSQGQTGATLYMLNHGLSTAALFLVGGYLISRRGSSRIADFGGVDKVAPVLSGTFLFAALSGLALPGLAPFVSEFLALAGTFKRYEVAAIIATCSIILAALYMLILFQRTMTGPTAAAVAKMPDLRGREKLAIAPLVVLIIALGVFPKPALDVISPAVDATMKRVGVTDPAPKVPVTAPSEGTK, from the coding sequence GTGAACAACTTCCCTTGGCTGACCGTCATCGGCGTGCTCCCCGCCGTCGGGGCGCTCGTCGTGGCGCTGCTCCCGAAGGGGCGCGACCTGCTCGCGAAGCAGACCGCGCTTGCCTTCTCCACGGTCGCACTCGTGCTCGCCGTGGTGATGGCGGTGCGGTTCGACCCGGCGGCCGCGAGCGGCGGCAGGTTCCAGTTCGCCGAGCAGCACAGCTGGATCCCGCAGTTCGGCGTCCACTACGCCCTCGGCCTGGACGGCATCGGCCTGGTGCTGTTCCTGCTCACCGCGCTGCTCACGCCGGTGGTGATCCTGGCCTCGTGGAACGACGCCGACGCACCGGCCCGGGCGGCGGGCGCGGCGGTCGACGTGACCGGGCAGCCCACCGACGCCGAGCAGCCGGAGCGCGAGCGCAGCAGCGTGAAGACGTTCTTCGCGCTGATGCTGGCGCTGGAGACGCTGGCCCTCGGCGTGTTCGCGGCCACCGACGTGTTCTTGTTCTACGTGCTGTTCGAGGCCACGCTGATCCCGATCTACTTCCTGATCGGCCGGTTCGGCGGTCCGCGCCGCAGCTACGCCGCGGTGAAGTTCCTGATCTACAGCCTCGTCGGCGGCCTGCTGATGCTGGCCTCGGTGATCGGCCTGTACGCCCTGTCGACCGTGCAGACCAAGGGCGACCCGTCGTTCCTGCTGCACTCGCTGACCGAGCTGAACATCGACCCGGCCACCCAGAAGTGGCTGTTCGCCGGGTTCTTCATCGCGTTCGCGATCAAGGCGCCGATGTGGCCGCTGCACACCTGGCTGCCCGACGCCGCCCGGGAGGCGACCCCCGGCACCTCGGTGCTGCTGGTGTCGATCCTGGACAAGATCGGCACGTTCGGGATGATCCGGCTGTGCCTGCAGCTGTTCCCGGAGGCCTCGCAGTGGGCCACCCCGGCGATCATCGTGCTGGCGGTGATCAGCGTGATCTACGGCGCGGTCCTCGCGATCGGGCAGAAGGACATCAAGACGGTGATCGCCTACAGCTCGGTCTCCCACTTCGGGGTGATCGTGCTCGGCATCTTCGCGATGACCAGCCAGGGCCAGACCGGCGCGACGCTCTACATGCTCAACCACGGCCTGTCCACGGCGGCGCTGTTCCTGGTCGGCGGCTACCTCATCAGCCGGCGCGGCTCGTCGCGGATCGCCGACTTCGGCGGGGTGGACAAGGTGGCGCCGGTGCTGTCCGGCACGTTCCTGTTCGCCGCCCTGTCCGGGCTCGCGCTGCCCGGGCTGGCGCCGTTCGTCAGTGAGTTCCTGGCACTGGCGGGCACGTTCAAGCGGTACGAGGTGGCGGCGATCATCGCCACCTGCAGCATCATCCTGGCTGCGCTGTACATGCTGATCCTCTTCCAGCGCACGATGACCGGCCCGACCGCCGCGGCGGTGGCGAAGATGCCCGACCTGCGTGGCCGGGAGAAGCTCGCGATCGCTCCGCTGGTCGTACTGATCATCGCGCTCGGGGTGTTCCCCAAGCCGGCGCTCGATGTCATCTCACCCGCTGTCGACGCGACGATGAAGCGGGTCGGTGTCACCGACCCGGCACCCAAGGTCCCCGTCACGGCTCCTTCGGAAGGTACGAAGTGA
- the nuoL gene encoding NADH-quinone oxidoreductase subunit L, translated as MALAGEQAAHASGVFSLLWLIVAIPAVSAAVILLSGRAGNAWGHLLGCAAPIASFVLGAVMFFSMVGRGPEDRAVAQQLYTFIPLPGYHVEAGLLLDQLSVCFVLLITGVGSIIHIYSLGYMAHDERRKRFFGYLNLFVSAMLLLVLANDFLVVFIGWEGVGLASYLLIGFWQHKHSAATAAKKAFVVNRVGDVGLSLAVMLMLATFGTSSFAGVFSHVGAAGTGIATALGFLLLLGACGKSAQFPLQSWLLDAMEGPTPVSALIHAATMVTAGVYLVTRSNAIFDQAPVAQTAVVLVGTITLLMGAVIGCAKDDIKKTLAGSTMSQIGYMMLAAGLGPVGYAFAIFHLLTHGFFKADMFLGAGSVMHGMNDEVNMRRYGALRKFMPITFGTFFVGYLAIIGIPPFAGFFSKDKIIEVAFASNFWIGLCALLGAGVTAFYMTRLVYMTFLGHKRWAKDTHPHESPSVMTVPLILLAFLSLVGGAGLAYLGGGIVKWLEPVVGEKEAHLPFPLVLLTIVTLLVVLLGIAVAWLFVARREVPTVAPVKVSPITTAARRDLYGDAVNEVVLMRPGQEVTRGMVGFDNRGVDGVVNGLAAFFGGVSGRVRRVQTGFVRSYALVMIGGAALVVVSMLLVRLS; from the coding sequence CTGGCGCTGGCCGGCGAGCAAGCGGCCCACGCGAGCGGCGTCTTCTCGCTGCTGTGGCTGATCGTCGCCATCCCGGCGGTCTCGGCAGCGGTGATCCTGCTGAGCGGCCGGGCCGGCAACGCCTGGGGACACCTCCTCGGCTGCGCCGCACCGATCGCGTCGTTCGTGCTCGGCGCGGTCATGTTCTTCTCCATGGTCGGCCGCGGCCCGGAGGACCGGGCGGTCGCCCAGCAGCTGTACACGTTCATCCCGCTGCCCGGCTACCACGTCGAGGCGGGGCTGCTGCTGGACCAGCTGTCGGTGTGCTTCGTCCTGCTGATCACCGGCGTGGGCAGCATCATCCACATCTACTCCCTCGGCTACATGGCCCACGACGAGCGGCGGAAGAGGTTCTTCGGATACCTCAACCTGTTCGTCTCGGCGATGCTGCTGCTGGTGCTGGCCAACGACTTCCTCGTGGTCTTCATCGGCTGGGAGGGTGTCGGCCTGGCGTCGTACCTCCTGATCGGCTTCTGGCAGCACAAGCACTCCGCGGCGACGGCGGCCAAGAAGGCGTTCGTCGTCAACCGCGTCGGTGACGTCGGCCTGTCGCTGGCGGTGATGTTGATGCTGGCGACGTTCGGCACCTCCTCGTTCGCCGGTGTCTTCTCCCACGTGGGCGCCGCCGGCACCGGCATCGCCACCGCGCTGGGATTCCTGCTGCTGCTGGGCGCGTGCGGGAAGTCCGCGCAGTTCCCGCTGCAGTCCTGGCTGCTGGACGCGATGGAGGGCCCGACCCCGGTGTCGGCGCTGATCCACGCCGCGACGATGGTGACCGCGGGCGTCTACCTCGTCACCCGCTCCAACGCGATCTTCGACCAGGCGCCGGTCGCGCAGACCGCGGTCGTCCTCGTCGGCACGATCACGCTGCTGATGGGTGCGGTCATCGGTTGCGCGAAGGACGACATCAAGAAGACGCTGGCCGGCTCCACGATGAGCCAGATCGGCTACATGATGCTGGCTGCCGGGCTCGGGCCGGTGGGGTACGCCTTCGCGATCTTCCACCTGCTGACGCACGGCTTCTTCAAGGCCGACATGTTCCTCGGCGCCGGCTCGGTGATGCACGGCATGAACGACGAGGTGAACATGCGCCGGTACGGCGCCCTGCGGAAGTTCATGCCGATCACCTTCGGCACGTTCTTCGTGGGATACCTCGCGATCATCGGCATCCCGCCGTTCGCCGGGTTCTTCAGCAAGGACAAGATCATCGAGGTGGCGTTCGCCTCGAACTTCTGGATCGGGCTCTGCGCGCTGCTCGGCGCCGGCGTCACCGCGTTCTACATGACCCGGCTGGTCTACATGACCTTCCTCGGTCACAAGCGCTGGGCCAAGGACACGCACCCGCACGAGTCGCCGTCGGTGATGACCGTCCCGCTGATCCTGCTGGCGTTCCTCAGCCTCGTGGGTGGTGCCGGCCTGGCCTACCTCGGCGGCGGGATCGTGAAGTGGCTGGAGCCGGTCGTCGGTGAGAAGGAAGCCCACCTGCCGTTCCCGCTGGTCCTGCTGACCATCGTCACCCTGCTGGTGGTGCTGCTCGGCATCGCGGTCGCCTGGCTGTTCGTGGCCCGCCGCGAGGTGCCGACGGTCGCGCCGGTCAAGGTCTCGCCGATCACCACCGCCGCCCGTCGCGACCTGTACGGCGACGCCGTCAACGAGGTCGTCCTCATGCGTCCCGGTCAGGAGGTGACCCGCGGGATGGTCGGCTTCGACAACCGCGGAGTCGACGGCGTGGTGAACGGCCTCGCCGCCTTCTTCGGTGGCGTGTCCGGCCGGGTCCGGCGGGTCCAGACCGGCTTCGTCCGTTCGTACGCACTCGTCATGATCGGGGGCGCCGCCCTCGTCGTCGTGTCCATGCTGTTGGTGAGGCTGTCGTGA
- the nuoK gene encoding NADH-quinone oxidoreductase subunit NuoK has product MTAGPYIVLSALLFTIGALGVLVRRNAIVVFMCVELMLNAGNLAFVAFARQVGNLDGQVVAFFVMVVAAAEVVVGLAILMTIFRTRRSASVDDASLLKF; this is encoded by the coding sequence ATGACCGCCGGTCCCTACATCGTGCTGTCGGCGCTGCTGTTCACGATCGGTGCGCTGGGCGTGCTCGTACGCCGCAACGCGATCGTCGTGTTCATGTGCGTCGAGCTGATGCTGAACGCCGGCAACCTGGCGTTCGTGGCCTTCGCCCGCCAGGTCGGCAACCTCGACGGGCAGGTCGTGGCGTTCTTCGTGATGGTGGTGGCCGCCGCCGAGGTCGTCGTCGGTCTGGCGATCCTGATGACCATCTTCCGGACCCGTCGCTCGGCCTCGGTCGACGACGCGAGCCTGCTGAAGTTCTGA
- a CDS encoding NADH-quinone oxidoreductase subunit J, translating into MTATFWVLAPIAVLAALGMVLVRKAVHSALLLAAVMMCLAIMYASLDAPFLFAVQVIVYTGAILMLFLFVLMLVGVDASDSVVETLRGQRWMAVGGSLLFGILILVALGQVTLGKPVGLAAATPDGNVPGLASLLFSKYVFAFEVTSALLITAAVGAMILAHREQLTEKVTQKQLAEQRFRLYADKGRHPGQHPAPGTFARHNAVDTPALLPDGTAAQSSVSRVLIARGTVRDPERYTNQVPGLEPYTGTPQPRATRGADGRPTDETAAENGTDYSGTAHNGNGTAGSHEGGSPEGGSSRGGTSHGGDA; encoded by the coding sequence ATGACCGCGACGTTCTGGGTGCTGGCACCGATCGCGGTGCTCGCCGCCCTGGGCATGGTGCTCGTCCGGAAGGCGGTGCACAGCGCGTTGCTCCTGGCGGCGGTGATGATGTGCCTCGCCATCATGTACGCCAGCCTGGACGCGCCGTTCCTGTTCGCCGTCCAGGTGATCGTCTACACCGGCGCCATCCTGATGCTGTTCCTGTTCGTCCTGATGCTGGTCGGCGTGGACGCGTCCGACTCGGTGGTGGAGACCCTGCGCGGGCAGCGGTGGATGGCGGTCGGGGGTTCCCTGCTGTTCGGGATCCTGATCCTGGTCGCACTCGGCCAGGTCACCCTGGGCAAGCCGGTCGGCCTGGCCGCGGCCACGCCCGACGGCAACGTCCCCGGTCTCGCGTCGCTGCTGTTCTCCAAGTACGTCTTCGCGTTCGAGGTCACCAGCGCCCTGCTGATCACCGCGGCCGTGGGTGCGATGATCCTGGCCCACCGCGAGCAGCTCACCGAGAAGGTGACCCAGAAGCAGCTGGCCGAACAGCGGTTCCGGTTGTACGCCGACAAGGGCCGCCACCCCGGTCAGCACCCGGCGCCCGGCACGTTCGCCCGGCACAACGCGGTCGACACCCCGGCCCTGCTGCCGGACGGGACCGCGGCGCAGTCCTCGGTCTCCCGGGTGCTCATCGCCCGGGGCACGGTCCGCGACCCCGAGCGCTACACCAACCAGGTGCCCGGCCTCGAGCCGTACACCGGCACGCCGCAGCCGCGGGCAACCCGCGGCGCCGACGGCCGCCCGACCGACGAGACGGCCGCCGAGAACGGCACCGACTACTCGGGGACGGCGCACAACGGCAACGGCACGGCCGGCTCCCACGAGGGCGGTTCACCCGAAGGCGGTTCCTCCCGAGGCGGTACTTCCCACGGAGGTGACGCATGA
- the nuoI gene encoding NADH-quinone oxidoreductase subunit NuoI, with amino-acid sequence MASLKQQLWDPIAGFGVTFTTMFRKVFTEQYPFEKKPTAPRFHGRHQLNRHPDGLEKCVGCELCAWACPADAIYVEGADNTEGGRFSPGERYGRVYQINYLRCILCGLCIEACPTRALTMTNEYELADDNRADLIYEKKDLLAPLLPGMEEPPHEMRLGDDEKDYYMGAGLPGWSGRGGSEQDEKDTKDGNDTNVESEAAHS; translated from the coding sequence GTGGCTAGTCTCAAGCAGCAGCTCTGGGACCCGATCGCAGGGTTCGGGGTGACCTTCACGACGATGTTCCGGAAGGTCTTCACCGAGCAGTACCCCTTCGAGAAGAAGCCCACCGCGCCGCGGTTCCACGGCCGGCACCAGCTCAACCGCCACCCGGACGGGCTGGAGAAGTGCGTCGGCTGTGAGCTGTGCGCCTGGGCCTGCCCGGCCGACGCGATCTACGTCGAGGGCGCGGACAACACCGAGGGCGGCAGGTTCTCGCCCGGTGAGCGGTACGGCCGCGTCTACCAGATCAACTACCTGCGCTGCATCCTCTGCGGGCTGTGCATCGAGGCGTGCCCCACCCGGGCGCTCACGATGACCAACGAGTACGAGCTCGCCGACGACAACCGCGCCGACCTGATCTACGAGAAGAAGGACCTGCTCGCACCGCTCCTGCCCGGCATGGAGGAGCCGCCGCACGAGATGCGGCTCGGTGACGACGAGAAGGACTACTACATGGGCGCCGGCCTGCCCGGCTGGTCCGGCCGGGGCGGGTCCGAGCAGGACGAGAAGGACACGAAGGACGGGAACGACACGAACGTGGAGAGCGAGGCGGCGCACTCATGA
- the nuoH gene encoding NADH-quinone oxidoreductase subunit NuoH, whose protein sequence is MTTAVLPLAAGELAAFGKDPWWIVLIKALGITVLLLVFTIFNVWFERKVVARMQHRTGPKVHGPFGLLQSLADGVKLSLKETIKPKNVDTVIYVMAPVISAAMAFTAFSVIPLGPEVSIFGHRTPLQLTDLPVGVLLVLAVASLGIYGIVLGGWSSGSTYPLLGGLRSSAQMISYEVAMGLAFVAVFLYSGSMSTSEIVNAQAHGSAAHIFGLTIQLPSWYAIVLLPSFLIYLVSMVGETNRAPFDLPEAEGELVAGFATEYASMKYLLFFLAEYVNMVTVSALATTLFLGGWRAPWPLSMWSGANEGWLPFVWFIGKVLVFMFVFIWLRGTLPRFRYDQFMRLGWKFLIPIALVWTVFVATARATLSAGYQRQFFYGIGAVILVVLALSFVYDARAARKEQAEEAAREEADRVDFDPFSGGYPVPPMPGQKVPGLQPAAVAVSADAGAARETGPGGSGTAGRSTDSAGQEDSRG, encoded by the coding sequence ATGACCACCGCTGTGCTGCCACTCGCCGCCGGTGAGCTGGCGGCGTTCGGCAAGGACCCGTGGTGGATCGTCCTCATCAAGGCGCTCGGCATCACGGTGCTGCTGCTGGTGTTCACGATCTTCAACGTGTGGTTCGAGCGCAAGGTCGTGGCCCGGATGCAGCACCGCACCGGGCCCAAGGTGCACGGCCCCTTCGGTCTGCTGCAGAGCCTCGCCGACGGCGTCAAGCTGTCGCTGAAGGAGACGATCAAGCCGAAGAACGTCGACACCGTGATCTACGTGATGGCGCCGGTGATCTCCGCGGCGATGGCGTTCACGGCGTTCTCGGTGATCCCGCTCGGGCCCGAGGTGAGCATCTTCGGACACCGCACGCCGCTGCAGCTGACCGACCTTCCGGTCGGGGTGCTGCTGGTGCTCGCGGTGGCCTCGCTCGGCATCTACGGCATCGTGCTCGGCGGCTGGTCCTCCGGTTCGACGTACCCGCTGCTGGGTGGTCTGCGCTCGTCGGCGCAGATGATCTCCTACGAGGTCGCGATGGGCCTCGCGTTCGTCGCGGTGTTCCTCTACTCCGGCTCGATGTCGACGTCGGAGATCGTGAACGCGCAGGCGCACGGCAGCGCGGCGCACATCTTCGGGCTGACCATCCAGCTGCCCAGCTGGTACGCCATCGTGCTGCTCCCGTCGTTCCTCATCTACCTCGTGTCGATGGTGGGCGAGACCAACCGGGCGCCGTTCGACCTGCCGGAGGCCGAGGGTGAGCTGGTGGCCGGCTTCGCCACCGAGTACGCCTCGATGAAGTACCTCCTGTTCTTCCTCGCCGAGTACGTCAACATGGTGACGGTCTCCGCGCTGGCGACCACGCTGTTCCTCGGCGGCTGGCGGGCGCCGTGGCCGCTGTCGATGTGGTCGGGTGCCAACGAGGGCTGGCTGCCGTTCGTGTGGTTCATCGGCAAGGTGCTGGTCTTCATGTTCGTGTTCATCTGGCTGCGCGGGACCCTGCCGCGGTTCAGGTACGACCAGTTCATGCGACTGGGCTGGAAGTTCCTGATCCCGATCGCGCTGGTGTGGACGGTCTTCGTGGCGACCGCGCGGGCCACCCTGAGCGCGGGCTACCAGCGCCAGTTCTTCTACGGCATCGGCGCGGTGATCCTCGTGGTCCTGGCGCTGTCCTTCGTCTACGACGCGAGGGCGGCCCGCAAGGAGCAGGCGGAGGAGGCCGCGAGGGAGGAAGCCGACCGGGTGGACTTCGACCCGTTCAGCGGTGGATACCCTGTCCCGCCGATGCCCGGACAGAAGGTGCCCGGTCTGCAACCCGCCGCGGTGGCCGTGTCCGCCGACGCGGGCGCCGCCCGCGAGACCGGGCCAGGCGGTTCGGGCACCGCCGGCCGATCGACAGACAGCGCAGGCCAGGAGGACTCCCGTGGCTAG
- a CDS encoding NADH-quinone oxidoreductase subunit G: MTVQASDQTSAEVENLVTLTIDDVKVSVPKGTLVIRAAEMIGVQIPRFCDHPLLDPVGACRQCLVDIPDAGNGRGFPKPQASCTIEAAEGMVVKTQLTSGTADKAQQGIMEFLLINHPLDCPVCDKGGECPLQNQAMSNGRPESRFTEVKRTYPKPINISSQVLLDRERCVLCARCTRFSKQVAGDPFIELLERGALQQVGIYEKEPFSSYFSGNTIQICPVGALTSAQYRFRSRPFDLVSTPGTCEHCSNGCSIRTDHRRGKVMRRLAGDDPEVNEEWICDKGRFGFRYAATTDRLTHPLVRDEDDGELRPASWSEAFRVAAEGLAAARGRTGVLTGGRVTLEDAYAYSKFARVALNTNNVDFRSRPHSHEEADFLSAAVAGSGLGVTYRDLERASAVLLVGLEVEEEAPIVFLRLRKAVSKGGTTVTSMAPYTTSGLEKLSGSLLRAAPGTEAEFLDALSVSGTDSGLDEAGRAAAEALRGPNAVILVGSRLAASSGALSAVLRLAEETGARLAWVPRRAGERGAVDAGCLPHLLPGGRPSFDAAARVDVAAAWGVGELPIEPGRDASTMLTEAADGELGALVVGGVQIDDLPDPAAARAGLERAAFVVSLELSPTEVTKYADVVFPVAAVAEKAGSFVDWEGRARPFERALAEGGQQPDLWVLAGLADELDAPLGFTTVEGARAELTELGAWDGTRAVPPRLPAPEPAQPSAGEAVLATWPQLIDDGALLAGEPNLAGTARPVRARLSATTATALGVVEGDAVEVSTTHGRLHLPVEVADLPDQVVWVPTHSTGSHVYDTLGADAGALVDVARAERAPQPVDSTATDHQSPNGSAAGSTASQGGTA, from the coding sequence ATGACAGTGCAGGCGTCCGACCAGACGTCGGCCGAGGTGGAGAACCTCGTCACGCTCACCATCGACGACGTCAAGGTGAGCGTGCCGAAGGGCACCCTGGTGATCCGGGCCGCGGAGATGATCGGGGTGCAGATCCCGAGGTTCTGCGACCACCCGCTGCTGGACCCGGTGGGTGCCTGCCGGCAGTGCCTGGTCGACATCCCCGACGCGGGCAACGGCCGCGGCTTCCCCAAGCCGCAGGCCTCCTGCACGATCGAGGCCGCCGAGGGCATGGTCGTCAAGACCCAGTTGACATCCGGTACGGCGGACAAGGCGCAGCAGGGAATCATGGAGTTCCTGCTGATCAACCACCCGCTGGACTGCCCGGTCTGCGACAAGGGCGGCGAGTGCCCGCTGCAGAACCAGGCGATGAGCAACGGCCGGCCGGAGAGCCGCTTCACCGAGGTGAAGCGCACCTACCCCAAGCCGATCAACATCTCCAGCCAGGTGCTGCTCGACCGCGAGCGCTGCGTCCTGTGCGCGCGGTGCACCCGCTTCTCCAAGCAGGTGGCCGGCGACCCGTTCATCGAGCTGCTCGAGCGCGGCGCGCTGCAGCAGGTCGGCATCTACGAGAAGGAGCCGTTCTCCAGCTACTTCTCCGGCAACACCATCCAGATCTGCCCGGTCGGCGCGCTCACCAGCGCGCAGTACCGCTTCCGCTCGCGTCCGTTCGACCTGGTGTCCACGCCGGGCACCTGCGAGCACTGCTCCAACGGCTGCTCGATCCGTACCGACCACCGGCGCGGCAAGGTGATGCGCCGGCTGGCCGGCGACGACCCCGAGGTCAACGAGGAGTGGATCTGCGACAAGGGCCGGTTCGGTTTCCGGTACGCCGCGACCACCGACCGCCTCACCCACCCGCTGGTCCGCGACGAGGACGACGGTGAGCTGCGCCCGGCCTCGTGGTCGGAGGCGTTCCGGGTGGCCGCCGAGGGGCTGGCCGCCGCCCGCGGCCGCACCGGTGTGCTGACCGGCGGCCGGGTGACGCTGGAGGACGCCTACGCGTACTCCAAGTTCGCCCGGGTGGCGCTGAACACCAACAACGTCGACTTCCGTTCCCGGCCGCACTCCCACGAGGAGGCGGACTTCCTCAGCGCCGCCGTCGCCGGCTCCGGCCTCGGCGTGACCTACCGCGACCTGGAGCGCGCGAGCGCGGTCCTGCTGGTCGGCCTGGAGGTCGAGGAGGAGGCGCCGATCGTCTTCCTGCGGCTGCGCAAGGCGGTCAGCAAGGGCGGCACCACCGTCACCTCGATGGCGCCGTACACCACGTCCGGGCTGGAGAAGCTGTCCGGCTCGCTGCTGCGGGCCGCACCCGGCACGGAGGCGGAGTTCCTGGACGCCCTCAGCGTGAGCGGCACGGACAGCGGTCTGGACGAGGCCGGCCGAGCCGCCGCCGAGGCGCTGCGCGGCCCGAACGCCGTGATCCTGGTCGGGTCCCGCCTGGCCGCGTCCTCCGGTGCCCTGTCGGCCGTACTCCGGCTGGCCGAGGAGACCGGTGCGCGGCTGGCCTGGGTTCCCCGCCGCGCGGGTGAGCGCGGCGCGGTGGACGCGGGCTGCCTCCCGCACCTGCTGCCCGGTGGCCGGCCGAGCTTCGACGCCGCCGCCCGGGTCGACGTGGCCGCGGCGTGGGGCGTCGGCGAGCTGCCGATCGAGCCCGGCCGGGACGCCTCGACCATGCTCACCGAGGCCGCCGACGGCGAGCTGGGTGCGCTGGTGGTCGGCGGCGTGCAGATCGACGACCTGCCCGACCCGGCCGCCGCGCGCGCCGGGCTGGAGCGAGCCGCGTTCGTGGTCAGCCTGGAGCTGTCCCCGACCGAGGTCACGAAGTACGCCGACGTGGTGTTCCCGGTCGCCGCGGTGGCCGAGAAGGCCGGCTCGTTCGTCGACTGGGAGGGCCGCGCCCGCCCGTTCGAGCGGGCACTCGCCGAGGGCGGGCAGCAGCCCGACCTGTGGGTGCTGGCCGGCCTCGCCGACGAGCTCGACGCGCCGCTCGGCTTCACCACCGTCGAGGGCGCCCGCGCCGAGCTGACCGAGCTGGGCGCCTGGGACGGCACCCGCGCGGTGCCGCCGCGGCTGCCCGCACCCGAGCCCGCCCAGCCGAGCGCGGGCGAGGCGGTCCTCGCGACCTGGCCGCAGCTGATCGACGACGGCGCCCTGCTGGCCGGAGAGCCCAACCTCGCCGGCACCGCCCGCCCGGTGCGGGCGCGCCTGTCCGCGACGACCGCGACGGCCCTCGGGGTCGTCGAGGGCGACGCGGTAGAGGTCTCCACGACCCACGGCCGGCTGCACCTGCCGGTCGAGGTCGCCGACCTGCCCGACCAGGTGGTGTGGGTTCCCACCCACTCCACGGGGTCGCACGTGTACGACACGCTCGGCGCCGACGCCGGCGCGCTCGTGGACGTCGCCCGGGCCGAGCGGGCACCTCAGCCGGTCGACAGCACCGCGACGGACCATCAGTCTCCGAACGGGTCGGCCGCCGGCTCGACCGCCAGTCAGGGAGGTACGGCATGA
- the nuoF gene encoding NADH-quinone oxidoreductase subunit NuoF: MTDPLTPVLTANWGRQGSWTMRAYADQGGYEALRQAFGREPEEVVAMVKDSGLRGRGGAGFPTGMKWGFLPPLGDKPRYLVVNADESEPGTCKDIPLMMASPHTLVEGVIISAYAIRARQAFIYVRGEVLHVIRRLQQAVQEAYAAGYIGRNILDTGYDLDVVVHAGAGAYICGEETALLDSLEGRRGQPRLRPPFPAVAGLYASPTVINNVESIASVPAIVANGPEWFAGMGTEKSKGHVIYSLSGHVERPGQYEGPLGITLRELLDLAGGIRAGHRLKFWTPGGSSTPMLTDEHLDVPLDYEGMMGAGSMLGTRALQMFDDTTCAVRAVLRWTEFYKHESCGKCTPCREGTWWLVQILERLERGEGSTDDLETLLDLCDNIAGRSFCALADGAVAPIMSSIKFFRDDYVAHFEHGGCPFDPAAATLFGAETATAGVGV, translated from the coding sequence ATGACCGATCCGCTGACGCCGGTACTCACGGCCAACTGGGGCCGGCAGGGTTCGTGGACCATGCGCGCCTACGCCGACCAGGGCGGGTACGAAGCGCTCAGGCAGGCGTTCGGCCGCGAGCCCGAAGAGGTCGTGGCCATGGTCAAGGACTCCGGCCTGCGCGGCCGGGGCGGCGCCGGCTTCCCCACCGGGATGAAGTGGGGCTTCCTGCCGCCGCTCGGTGACAAGCCGCGCTACCTCGTCGTCAACGCCGACGAGTCCGAGCCGGGCACCTGCAAGGACATCCCGCTGATGATGGCCAGCCCGCACACGCTGGTGGAGGGCGTCATCATCTCGGCGTACGCCATCCGCGCGCGGCAGGCGTTCATCTACGTACGCGGCGAGGTGCTGCACGTCATCCGCCGGCTGCAGCAGGCGGTGCAGGAGGCCTACGCCGCGGGCTACATCGGCCGCAACATCCTCGACACCGGCTACGACCTCGACGTCGTGGTGCACGCGGGCGCGGGCGCCTACATCTGTGGTGAGGAGACCGCCCTGCTCGACTCCCTGGAGGGTCGCCGGGGTCAGCCTCGGCTGCGGCCGCCCTTCCCGGCCGTCGCGGGTCTGTACGCCTCGCCCACTGTCATCAACAACGTCGAGTCCATCGCCTCGGTTCCGGCGATCGTCGCCAACGGACCGGAATGGTTCGCCGGCATGGGGACCGAGAAGAGCAAGGGCCACGTCATCTACTCCCTGTCCGGGCACGTCGAGCGGCCGGGACAGTACGAAGGGCCGCTGGGCATCACCCTGCGCGAGCTGCTGGACCTGGCCGGCGGGATCCGCGCCGGGCACCGGCTGAAGTTCTGGACGCCGGGCGGGTCCTCCACGCCGATGCTCACCGACGAACACCTCGACGTGCCGCTCGACTACGAGGGGATGATGGGCGCCGGCAGCATGCTCGGCACCCGCGCCCTGCAGATGTTCGACGACACCACCTGCGCGGTGCGGGCGGTGCTGCGGTGGACGGAGTTCTACAAGCACGAGTCGTGCGGCAAGTGCACTCCCTGCCGGGAGGGCACCTGGTGGCTGGTGCAGATCCTCGAACGCCTGGAGCGGGGCGAGGGGAGCACCGACGACCTGGAGACGCTGCTCGACCTGTGCGACAACATCGCCGGCCGGTCGTTCTGCGCCCTGGCCGACGGCGCCGTCGCCCCGATCATGTCGTCCATCAAGTTCTTCCGCGACGATTACGTCGCGCACTTCGAACACGGCGGGTGCCCGTTCGACCCGGCCGCCGCCACGTTGTTCGGGGCCGAGACTGCGACCGCAGGAGTTGGCGTATGA